ATATATTTTTCTATAGCTAATCCATGCTGTGAAGTGAAGCCCATAAGATGCCAAAGGACTTGAAGGCTTGCATACGATTTGCACTGCTTATGATGCATATCTTTTCTGATGActaatacatatttattttttttttgtccctcccccccccccctaaacctTCATAGGCAGACTTCTTGAAAGGCCTACCAGTGTACAATGAAAGCAACTTTAGCAGATTTCATGCAGACTCTGTGTGTAAAGCCTCAGTAAGTAAATTGTCAAAGCATTTTCTTTTGTTCTGTTTACTCTGAATACCTTCAatggttttttgtttgttttttttattcttggaACTGCTTTCCTTTATGTTCTGTGCCCTCTTCTTTGCTGCTTATAAAGTAACATTTGAGGAATTGTCTTGTAGAATAGACGGCCCTCAGTTTACCTGCCTACAAGAGAATATCCTTCTGACCAAAGTATGTATGCACTACTCTGTTACTGGATGGGGCTTGTCAAATAAAggtgtttttaattattttttttttaattttatatttcagtCATAGTAACGGagaaaacaaatatattattGCGTTATCTACACCAGCAATGGGACAAGAAGGTGAGACCTTATCTTTTATATTAAATATGGCATATgcaggcattaaaggggttgtcccacaaaagATCATAAATCTAATTGATATGGCTTTAAGTTATGGAAGCCAGTCTTTCTCATTGTAACTCCTATTCACTTTTTTTCGGCATTGCAGATGCAGTGCAGCGTAGTTCTCCACTGTTTACATAACACAATCTTGTAATTTTAATCAAAGTTTACTACAAACACTTATTGTGGTCAgtaagtgtttaaccccttagcgctccgcgccgtagctgtactgcgctgagtcccgcgaatagcgatcagcgcagtacagctactgcgcagagacgatgccggttcagcgctgtatagcagccgaaccggcatcgttagccgcgggatttcaacggtaatctaccgttgacatccccggctaacacccgcggtcggagtgggctccgatcgcgggtgtttaacccgttaaatgccgcggtcaacgcgaccgcggcatttaacgtgccttctgggggtctttaccccacgatcggcccccccacaccgttttcggggggtccgatcgctgttttggcacctctggggtccgatcgggaccccagagaagcctggagggtttacctttaagatggcgtctgtgacgtcatcttaaaggcaaagtgtcagcctatgcatctgcataggctggcactgataataccctgcaatacattagtattgcagagtattatcaagaacaagcaatcagatgattgcttgttcatatcccatggtggatcatgtaaaaaaatgtaaaaaaaaaatgtttttcaataaaaaattactttataaatcactaaaaatgcccataagccccaaaacatataaagagacatataacactcaaaaaagtctaaatcataacacaaaccccacatatatagtatcaccgcgtccgtaacaatccatagaataaaactaaataactattgaacccatatgatgaacgccgtaaaaaaaaatgttaaaaacccgccaaaaattatgatttttacctattatatcccactaaaaatgcaataaaaaatgatcaacaaaacatatgtactccagaatgatattgttgcaaagaacaacatgtcccgcaaaaaataagccaccgaccagctctgtagccaaaaacgtaacaatgttatgccacttggaagacagcgatgcaaaaatgatagatttttccccacattagggttttatttggcaaatttagtaaaacataagaaaaaatattcatgtctggtatccccgtaatcgtatcgacccataaaataaagataacaggattattaggctatacggtgaacacgaaaaaaaaaaaaaagtaaaaaatccagtacagaattgatgcttttctactcatgacctcaaaaaaagttccaaaattttcaacaataggtgataccaaccccaaaatggtaacactggaaaaagcatctcgtccccccaaaaaaatgccgtcacatggcccaaataacggaaaagcgaaaattttatagccttcaaaaggggcaaccagaaaactaaaatcctggcagctgcagggtgctccttcccttctgcgcctcgctgtgcccccataacacaagtaacgactacatgtggggggtctctgcactcgggagaaattgtagaacaaattttatggtgagttttctctttttatcttttggaaatgtgtaaattttagggctagatgaacgtataaccgacaaaatttgaccattctaaatttcaccgccattttgattcaattactatgaagatctcaaggggttaacaatctttgtaaatgctgtttctgatagtttgaggggtgcagatttgaaaatgggttggttatatagggggttttgtagctaaatatgtaaaatttgatttcaaacagtatttatccccaaaatagtcaattccgaaaatacggaaaatcgctattcgatttgtaggccgcgtgacgtcaaaataaattatccaaacatttcaaaaattatgaaaatgtaaagtagacaaatgggaaatgttattctgcaagttatttaggtggtaaatttatctgcctgaaaacgcggtgattttgaatttcgaaaatggcaaatttttctaaaaattcatcatttttttttttttttttgtaaataaacgcaaaacttatcagccaaaatttaccactaaaatgaagt
The DNA window shown above is from Engystomops pustulosus chromosome 1, aEngPut4.maternal, whole genome shotgun sequence and carries:
- the DDA1 gene encoding DET1- and DDB1-associated protein 1 isoform X3; amino-acid sequence: MADFLKGLPVYNESNFSRFHADSVCKASNRRPSVYLPTREYPSDQIIVTEKTNILLRYLHQQWDKKNAAKKRDQDQLEIGETSAPPRKIARTDSQEMNEDT
- the DDA1 gene encoding DET1- and DDB1-associated protein 1 isoform X1, with product MLWGGELDKSPADFLKGLPVYNESNFSRFHADSVCKASNRRPSVYLPTREYPSDQIIVTEKTNILLRYLHQQWDKKNAAKKRDQDQLEIGETSAPPRKIARTDSQEMNEDT